The following are encoded in a window of Psychrobacter sp. P11F6 genomic DNA:
- a CDS encoding type I restriction endonuclease subunit R codes for MTNAHDIAYESVFQADIIDQMQAHGWQLGHASGYQAETALYEQDVLDFVQTTQPQEWEKFCRTFPIDSERYFITALVKQLNKADEHATDRASRTYGTLGVLRHGLKIRNARFSLCQFKPEHSLNPEIMARYKANICRVVPEVVYSPHASLKDSTDGKVAKRNRIDVVLFVNGLPVTTMELKSEFKQSVQNAITQYKRTRLPKDPDTKKPEPLLTFKRGALVHFAVSQYEVYMTTRLAGDSTYFLPFNKGTSDGGAGNDTPDDISQYATDYLWNEVLTPENLLAILGHFMHLQIDEEEDAIGRKSKKETMMFPRYHQWDVVTKLVNAAITEGAGQKYLIQHSAGSGKSNSIAWTAHQLSTLYNSDGDKQFHSVIVITDRTVLDDQLQDTIYQFEHADGVVGKINRKESDGSKSEQLAAALVNSQPIIIVTIQTFPFVLKAIEDSSVLKSRRYAIIADEAHSSQTGSTARQLKEVLVSGDTENNTTENDAPLSSEDILDATLAARRSSPNLSYYAFTATPKPKTIELFGRLPNPDLPASKDNLPAAYHVYSMRQAIEEGFILDVLKNYTNYKVVYQLKQKLAAADDEVDARRAKIKLNNWVRLHEHNIAQKVKIIIEHFNDNIKGLLGGQAKAMVVTGSRKEAVRYKLAFDNYIAENGYHRINAMVAFSGEVTFNDNDPDSGALLGEKFTEHNMNIGLKGRDLRKAFDSDDYQVMLVANKFQTGFDQPKLCAMYVDKKLTGVDCVQTLSRLNRTYKGKAESGTFVLDFFNDPNDILEAFQPYYENATLADVSDPDKVFDLSERLRAPQIFLWHEVEQFVEAFYSKNKSNAAISNICKPAVERWQKRYKLAREQAQHAKVMLERTKVTGDVVLMTNAENDYKGFKADQDALEIFKKDLGTFTRQYEFMSQIVDYDDKELEKLSLYARNLQPMLRESVDNEEDVDLSNIVMSHYRVSKLHQQDLKLQEGKSEYQLDGGSGAGTATPKDKQEALLSQIIDRLNEVFAGEDFTDKDKVNFMNTIWDKVTENEIVVKQFTNNSVDQIMLGGYPNAAEDAMFDAKGTFEDMTMHLLSNPNQFKQFIRLMLDTKLGDEVLG; via the coding sequence ATGACCAACGCCCACGATATCGCTTACGAATCTGTCTTCCAAGCCGATATCATCGACCAGATGCAGGCACATGGCTGGCAATTGGGTCATGCCAGCGGCTATCAGGCAGAGACTGCGCTGTATGAGCAAGATGTGCTGGACTTTGTGCAGACGACCCAGCCACAAGAGTGGGAGAAGTTTTGCCGTACCTTTCCTATCGATTCAGAGCGCTACTTTATCACCGCGCTGGTTAAGCAGCTCAATAAAGCCGATGAGCACGCCACCGATAGAGCATCGCGCACTTATGGCACGCTTGGTGTATTACGTCATGGCCTAAAGATTCGTAATGCTCGTTTCTCTCTCTGCCAGTTTAAGCCTGAGCATAGCCTCAATCCTGAAATTATGGCACGCTATAAGGCCAATATCTGCCGTGTCGTTCCTGAGGTGGTGTATAGCCCGCATGCTAGTTTAAAAGACAGCACTGACGGCAAGGTCGCTAAGCGTAACCGTATTGACGTGGTTTTATTCGTCAATGGCTTACCCGTGACGACGATGGAGCTAAAGTCTGAGTTTAAGCAATCGGTACAAAACGCTATTACTCAGTATAAGAGGACACGCCTGCCTAAAGACCCTGATACTAAGAAACCTGAGCCGCTACTGACGTTTAAGCGCGGCGCACTGGTTCACTTTGCGGTCAGTCAATATGAAGTCTATATGACCACTAGGCTGGCAGGTGACAGTACTTATTTCTTGCCGTTTAACAAAGGCACCAGTGACGGCGGCGCGGGTAATGATACCCCTGACGATATCAGCCAATATGCCACTGACTATCTATGGAATGAAGTACTCACACCAGAGAACTTACTCGCCATCCTCGGCCACTTTATGCACTTGCAGATCGATGAGGAAGAGGACGCTATTGGACGCAAGTCTAAGAAAGAAACCATGATGTTCCCGCGCTATCATCAGTGGGATGTGGTGACCAAATTGGTTAATGCGGCCATTACTGAAGGCGCTGGTCAAAAGTACCTCATTCAGCATAGTGCTGGCTCGGGTAAGTCTAATTCTATTGCATGGACTGCCCATCAGCTATCCACCTTATACAACAGCGATGGCGATAAACAGTTTCATTCAGTCATCGTCATCACCGACCGTACCGTGCTTGATGATCAATTGCAGGATACCATCTATCAGTTTGAACATGCCGATGGCGTGGTCGGTAAGATCAATAGAAAAGAGAGCGATGGCTCAAAGTCTGAACAGCTTGCGGCCGCATTGGTAAACTCGCAGCCAATCATTATTGTGACCATTCAAACCTTCCCGTTTGTACTTAAAGCGATCGAAGACTCAAGCGTGCTCAAGTCGCGCCGCTATGCCATCATCGCCGATGAAGCACACTCGTCACAAACAGGCTCTACCGCACGCCAGCTCAAAGAAGTGTTGGTCTCAGGTGATACAGAGAATAATACTACTGAGAATGACGCGCCACTATCTAGCGAAGACATCTTGGATGCCACGCTTGCCGCACGCCGTAGCAGTCCAAATCTAAGTTATTACGCCTTTACTGCCACGCCGAAGCCAAAAACCATTGAGCTGTTTGGAAGGCTGCCTAACCCTGACTTGCCAGCCTCTAAAGATAACCTGCCAGCCGCTTATCATGTCTACTCAATGCGTCAAGCCATTGAAGAAGGCTTTATCCTAGATGTGCTTAAAAACTACACCAACTACAAAGTGGTCTATCAGCTCAAGCAAAAGCTGGCCGCCGCTGATGATGAAGTCGATGCACGCCGCGCCAAGATTAAGCTTAATAACTGGGTGCGCCTCCATGAGCACAATATTGCGCAGAAGGTTAAGATCATCATTGAGCACTTTAATGACAACATTAAAGGCTTACTGGGTGGCCAAGCCAAAGCGATGGTAGTAACAGGCTCACGTAAAGAAGCGGTACGCTATAAGCTAGCCTTTGATAACTATATCGCAGAGAATGGCTATCATCGTATCAACGCCATGGTTGCGTTCTCAGGGGAAGTCACCTTTAACGATAATGATCCTGATAGCGGCGCATTACTTGGCGAGAAGTTCACCGAGCACAATATGAATATCGGGTTAAAAGGCCGCGATCTACGTAAAGCCTTTGATAGTGACGACTATCAAGTGATGCTGGTGGCTAACAAGTTCCAGACAGGCTTTGATCAGCCTAAACTCTGCGCCATGTATGTCGATAAAAAGCTAACTGGCGTGGATTGCGTACAGACCCTCTCACGGCTGAACCGTACCTATAAGGGCAAAGCAGAGAGCGGCACGTTTGTGCTCGATTTCTTTAATGATCCTAACGATATTCTTGAAGCCTTCCAGCCATACTATGAGAACGCAACCTTAGCGGATGTCTCTGACCCTGATAAGGTGTTTGATCTTTCTGAAAGACTGCGTGCACCTCAAATTTTCTTATGGCATGAGGTTGAGCAATTTGTTGAGGCCTTCTATAGTAAGAACAAGTCTAACGCCGCCATCAGTAATATCTGCAAGCCAGCGGTCGAGCGTTGGCAGAAGCGCTATAAGCTGGCACGTGAGCAAGCACAGCACGCCAAGGTGATGCTTGAGCGTACTAAAGTGACGGGCGATGTGGTACTGATGACCAATGCTGAGAATGACTACAAAGGCTTTAAGGCCGATCAAGACGCGCTGGAAATCTTTAAAAAGGACTTAGGTACCTTTACCCGCCAGTATGAGTTTATGTCGCAAATCGTGGACTATGACGACAAAGAGCTAGAGAAACTAAGCCTATACGCGCGTAACCTACAGCCGATGCTACGTGAAAGCGTGGACAATGAAGAAGACGTCGATCTAAGTAACATCGTCATGAGTCATTATCGCGTCTCAAAGCTGCATCAGCAGGACTTAAAGCTGCAAGAGGGTAAGTCTGAGTATCAATTAGATGGTGGCAGTGGAGCGGGAACGGCCACACCTAAAGACAAACAAGAAGCGCTGCTGTCTCAGATTATTGATAGATTAAACGAGGTTTTTGCTGGTGAGGACTTTACCGATAAAGATAAAGTGAACTTTATGAATACCATTTGGGATAAAGTCACGGAGAACGAGATCGTGGTCAAACAGTTCACCAATAACAGTGTTGATCAGATTATGCTGGGCGGTTATCCCAATGCTGCCGAGGACGCTATGTTTGATGCCAAGGGTACGTTTGAAGACATGACCATGCATCTACTGTCTAACCCGAATCAGTTTAAGCAGTTTATTCGATTGATGCTTGATACGAAGCTGGGTGATGAAGTTTTAGGATAG
- a CDS encoding SEL1-like repeat protein: protein MSAALALSLSAHATSFSSTKALAEQGHAAAQYSMGAMYEMGDGVPQDPNKAVAWYKKAADQGVAAAQYDMGAIYMTGEYVPQDYATGAEWFQKAANQGDSIAQYNLGAMYQEGLGVEQDYAKSLAWFEKSANQEEPFAQYSMGAVYQEGLGVTPDYAKAVEWYQRAAAQDNVMAQYSLGLLYQSGIGVDQDFTKAYDWYQKAIEQGDLDAHNNIGVMYEAGLGVTQDYSEAAKWYQKAADQGHAIAQNNIGQFYIKGLGVTQDYTKALYWLRKAAAQGDDLAQNNLGYMYENGNGVARDYAEAFKWYEKSANHGNALGMGGLGWAYYSGQGVEQNYVKAFEWSQQSANQGEAAGLNNLAVMYLEGNGVPQNYARAMTLFKQAAAQNHPFAPRNLGLMYMKAQGVKQDNVQAKEWFDKGCGNGDLQSCLGSKLLNMP from the coding sequence TTGAGCGCTGCTTTAGCGCTATCGTTATCCGCGCATGCAACCAGTTTTAGCAGTACCAAAGCGCTGGCGGAACAAGGTCATGCCGCCGCTCAATATAGCATGGGCGCGATGTATGAGATGGGCGATGGTGTGCCCCAAGACCCTAATAAAGCGGTAGCGTGGTATAAAAAAGCCGCTGATCAGGGCGTGGCGGCAGCGCAATACGATATGGGCGCGATATATATGACAGGCGAGTATGTGCCGCAGGATTATGCTACCGGCGCAGAATGGTTCCAAAAGGCTGCCAATCAAGGCGACAGCATAGCGCAATATAATCTTGGCGCGATGTATCAAGAAGGCTTAGGGGTAGAGCAAGATTATGCCAAGTCGCTCGCATGGTTCGAGAAATCTGCCAATCAAGAGGAGCCATTCGCGCAATATAGCATGGGCGCGGTGTACCAAGAAGGACTGGGCGTGACGCCTGACTATGCCAAAGCGGTCGAGTGGTATCAACGCGCCGCCGCACAAGATAATGTGATGGCGCAGTACAGTTTGGGCTTGTTGTATCAAAGCGGCATTGGGGTCGATCAGGATTTTACCAAAGCCTATGACTGGTATCAAAAAGCCATTGAGCAAGGAGATCTTGACGCTCACAATAACATCGGCGTGATGTATGAAGCAGGCTTAGGCGTGACGCAAGACTATAGCGAAGCAGCCAAATGGTATCAAAAGGCTGCCGATCAAGGACATGCAATTGCCCAAAACAATATTGGACAGTTTTATATAAAAGGCTTAGGTGTGACGCAGGATTATACCAAAGCACTGTATTGGCTACGAAAAGCCGCCGCGCAAGGTGATGATTTGGCGCAAAATAATTTAGGCTATATGTATGAGAACGGTAATGGGGTTGCGCGTGATTATGCCGAGGCTTTTAAATGGTATGAAAAGTCTGCCAACCATGGCAATGCATTGGGTATGGGCGGTTTGGGCTGGGCATACTATAGTGGTCAAGGCGTTGAGCAAAACTATGTTAAAGCCTTTGAGTGGTCACAACAATCTGCCAATCAAGGTGAAGCTGCTGGTCTAAACAACCTTGCTGTGATGTACTTAGAGGGCAATGGCGTACCGCAAAATTATGCCCGCGCCATGACGTTATTTAAACAAGCTGCCGCCCAAAATCATCCGTTCGCCCCGCGTAATCTGGGGCTGATGTATATGAAGGCGCAAGGGGTAAAGCAAGACAACGTGCAGGCTAAGGAATGGTTTGATAAAGGCTGTGGCAATGGCGACTTGCAATCATGTCTTGGCTCTAAACTGTTAAATATGCCTTAA